In the genome of Panulirus ornatus isolate Po-2019 chromosome 43, ASM3632096v1, whole genome shotgun sequence, the window GCATTCATGTCTtccctcattcttctttcatccaTTGTAGTCATATTGTAGTCTTACCTTTCTCTGAAACTTTGCTCCCCTTTTTAggtaccttgcatgttgccctcCACTAGGGTTTAGAATAAGTGTTCTTTGAGTACATTGACTAAACTTGAGATACTGATCTGATATACGCTGTGAAAAGTTAAGTGAAATGAATTCCTTAATAATGAACAGAAAATGTACCTCTTCAGCAAAACTCTTATGTGGTATTCTGGTGGTAGATTGGGTACTATTGTCAAGTGAAATGAATTCCTTAATAATGAACAGAAAATGTACCTCTTCAGCAAAACTCTTATGTGGTATTCTGGTGGTAGATTGGGTACTATTGTCAATCCCTGATTCCCAGTCATACATTGATTTGTGAAGTTTGTTTCCTACCAGAATAAAGTCGATTCTGAGCCTTTTTTTTAACTGTCCCAACTGTATTGCTCTGCTTTTTTGTTAAGCAGAACTTCAACATCCATATACATTATCATCCCAGGAGCATGTCTATGCCCCTGTGTAAGTTGATGTGATCCTGTTCattccttctcattatttttttaatcatcCACCAACACATACAAGTATGATCCAAGTCCTGGCAGTCATTTGCATCAATGAAAAATTACATTAGGTGGTTTACCACTTATTACTTTAGCTTACTAAAAGAAGGCTTTGTTAATATGTATCCTCTTAGGGAATCGGTAAATATGCCCTGCTCTTATGAGGGGTAACGTGAAAAACCACATTCTAATATCACTTTTCATATGCATCTTATTATAAGTATGCAATGAAATTTTACTCCTCCAGATGACTGTCGGAAGGGACGTGGACGCTGGTATTTTGGAACTAAGAATATAACAAGCAATGGCATTCCCTGTCAACGTTGGGACTCCCAAGAACCACATAGTCACCATCGGCCTCCTGATGTGTTCCCAGAGGTGCAGAATGCTGAGAATTACTGCAGGAATGCAGGTGGTGAAGAACCTTACCCTTGGTGCTATACAACTGATCCTCTTGTTCGCTGGCAGCATTGTAGCATTCCTTTATGTGGTAAGTCATTTACTGTATGTAAGTAAAGTTACCCATTGAACAATTTGATTACCTTTTTTATATAGTATGTCTTTACCAGGTTAattatttccagcacataaagTTAAATAAGTTATCCTGTTAAGATCATGATAGCAGCTCACTAAGAACTCTAGCAGACTGTGTCAATTTTCATCCTACCGAGTGACTGCCAGGAAGTCAACTCCACTGCTGGTATACAGTAATGGCTACTGTATTATCACACATGGAGATAAGCTGTCTTCTTATGTCAGTAACAGCTAAAGTTTTCTGTCAGTTTAATATGCTTCCCATTTTCATAGGATACAAGAGGTACACATATCTTCAAACTAAACAAGGAAAATAGTGAATATTAGGAAAAACTCTGGTTAGCCCAACAATAAGATTACGGTGAAATTGATATTGAATACCCAGTCATGTTAAGTAAAACAAATTCATTTAGAACCTACCAGACACATTTACCACTCTCTTTCCATCCATATCACTTATTACTATCCTAAAGTGACTACAACCTTTCACACTTACCTCTTCTAgaaaataatcagacatcccacctgttgCCCTTCTTGGTACATTCATATAAAACAGCCTCTCTACAGCATACCTGTCATTAAgttcataatccagtaatgcccattgacctttaaccccacacacacatataagtatGCACCTTTTTTGATATAGTTATTCCCAGCTgccagtccttttcagcataAAACTCAATAGTTTGTTCCCCATTTTAACTAATCCTTGGTGCTGTATGCCCCCTCATTATACATTCAGTTGCCAAGTCACCCACTCTCTTGTATCAAAAATTGCTGAAGCATCCACTCAGCTCTTTGAATACGGCCTTCTTTTTCTCATTCCTCTCACTACTAGATGCATAGGCACTAAGTCACACACCTCTCATAGCTCATGGTATGCTTTTATTCTTGCCCACATCAATCTCAAGCTGACTTCCTGACAGTCTGTAACATATTCCCACTCCTTCATCAGATGTGCCACCCCATTCTTTACTACTGTCTTCACACAAACTCCAGACCTTCCCTCACAGACATTCCCAAatgattatttcctttttcttgagcttagtttcaccaagagccagaacatccagatttctctcCTTACACATTGCACCAATCTCATGCTTCTTGTCCTGGTTACAGCTGTGTGCATTCAGACTCTTCAACTTAAACCTTCAGGGAACCATCCTTGCATGGCtcttccatctgttccttctttaggaaagtaTCAAAACAAGGAGGGGTGCTAGTGGAGTCTGCTTGGAAGTGGTAACACAGTGTGTGATATCACCTTTCACAAGTCTCTATTTTCATCAGTGAGTGAATAAGAATACATTGTCACAGAAAACCTTTTTACTGTAAAGGAGTTCACAATTCTCCCTTCAACATGAAGTGagccttgtaaaaaaaaaagccttagaTATATAGTATAATGATATGTGTAATTATCCTTTCAGGTGAAGagactagtgatggtggaggcatATATCTACCAGATGAAATACAAGAGAAAATGTTGCCCAGCCCCTGGCTGATATTAATTGCAGGAAGTGCTGGTTTAGGAGGACTCCTCCTTTTGGCCCTCAGTGCACTACTTATTCATAAATTAGTCCATGCTCGCCGTGGCTACTCATCTCCGAGTACGCAGGTAAGAAAATTTCTCATAACAGCATCATATATTgtaatatatacagatatatatctttttcatattctttcatacttgtttggtgATTCCCTCATTAGCTAGGTAGCATGTGGAACAGACAAAGGAGTGGCCTTATTTGGTCATATCCACTGTTTAATTCTCATGTACATTGCACTGAAAAACCAGAGCTCACTAACCACTGCCAGGCAGGATGCATCAAATCCAGGATAGGGCTTCAGTACTCTGGAGGGTCTTGTGGGTGCAGGCCCTTGGATGGAGGTACAAAGGTCCTTTCATATCAACAAAAAGGAACTGTTGgtcccatttttttcctctcagaATGTGCTGAGTCAGGGTGCAGAATTTTGTTTATTTTGACAAAGACTGTGCCTGTCTGCCAcctaataaagtttttttttttttttccaaatcattGCCTCTCTTAAGGGTTAGTGGAAAAAGATTCTCTCCCTGGCTAAATCCAAAGACCCTTTTCTTCTAGCTCTTTATCTCCAAAGAATATGCAGTGTCTAGACAGGTACCTTGTTCAGAACAGGTAGTGTCAAAATTAATGTCttctggaaaggagacttttacTTGGATACAGTCCTTAGAAGTGGCATTCCAGATGGATCTATATACTACCAGAATCAGCACTTTACTTCCAGCTTCTGCATCTCCAGTTTTAGATGTGTGGGCAGTTGCAATAGACACTGTATCCTTTGATCAAAATTGTGGAACCATGTTCATCGTTTATTCTCTCAGTATGTCTGATAAAAGTATTCAAACTACATTTGGTTAATGACTACATTCTGCAAATTCTGAACTGCTGATGGTCTATAATTGGCCAGAGGCAGAAATGTACAAGCTACCACTGTCATGTTAGAGTTTTATTCACAAGAAATACTGAGGGTTGGAAGGTTTGAATCTTGATTTTCCTTGAGATGGCCCCAGAGAATCTCTCCACTGTCAACTTCCACCTTCTCATTACTGACTTTGCCAAACCTTGCTTTCATAAAAAGCTTCCAGTTCATTGTTCAAATTGATGTTACACTGTGACTTCTCGTCTCTTATAAATACTAAATTTTTACTTTTACTCATTCAATTTCAGTAGCATCATCCTGCAAATTTAGAGTACCCAATGCTTTCCTTTACTTACTTAACAGTGGAGCATCAACAGTATATAACTGCTGTGGTAACTGACATTGTTTCACAGTGATTTACCTTTTCACTGCTATCACCCAGCTTACCTTTGTTTCATACAGTGCCCCATCCATGAAAACATTAAATACTtatgatgatgtcacacagccttGATGCACTCCTGTATTTATAATATACAACTCCCTTACACTTACACTACCTCTTTCACTGTCATATTCTCTTCTGTGATGAAAGCTCTTCAATGCATTTAAAGTTTTCCATGAACACCTTGTAGTGACACCACAGAAAgctttcttattttcatcatatACTTTTTATCACTGTATTTACTAATTCCATATAATTGATGTGAACATCTTTCCTAATATCACCTTTCACTTGAACTATGAAGGATTTGGAAAGATTGCAAGGAAAAATAAAGTTTTCAAGTGCCTGACAATTGAACAAAACAGTAATTGCCCTGCTGCATAAAGGTAAAGGGAGGtaaaaaatattattttcaaaATTACAGAAGAATGTTTTTGAGCTCACTTAACGAAGTGTATAGTAGGATAGTGCATGACTgtggtaagagtattagtgaactACTTTGTCACTTTCAGTCTTTTTAAATCTGTACCCTCACATCTCAGGAAGTTTCTTTCTTGATCATTACCAAATGTAGGAATCCTCAGATGAGCGTCTCTTTTAGGAAACCAATTATGGAGGATCCTTCGTGCTTGTCACTGCAGAAATAAATTTGGATAATGGAGGCATTCTGAAAGATTAAAATCGATGTTTTAGTCATAAAATATTATTGTGAATCATTTTTTTATGCTACCATGAACAATATGAGAAATAATCTTCCCCAATAGGCTAGCATGAACAGAAACTGAGAGCGAGGCCCTTTCTTGCCTCTGTACATTTCTTCTCTTGATCACAAAGACTGAAGAAAAGTTTTAATAGATGCCAGATAGATCATGCTATGTAAGGTTGTGTATACTTTTGACAGTTTATTACTCCAACTTCCCTAATGAGAGGAGTACTCAGTAACTGCAGTATCTTTAAAGATATTTCCAAGAAATAAATCAAGTGTGGCATATTTCCACAAATACAGGACACAATACACAACCCACTTATTTATTCACATCATTAGGGCCTCAGGTCATGGAACTAGTTGCTGTGTAGCCAGGACTGTTTGCATTTTTATTGTAGTGTACTGTTCTATCCTTTTAGTGTTGAGGAATTAATCACTTCCATTTGTTGTAATTATCAGGAGGCTGATATAGACTTGACAAAGCTCCCCCGTAATTCTGCCTACCACCAGACTTGTGCTCAGCTCAACCCAAAATTGGAGAAATTACAATATGACCGTAACAGTATCATCTACATCCGTGATCTAGGGCAGGGTGCCTTTGGCCGGGTATTTCAGGTGAGAAAGAATGCCTTTCCCAATTTTTTTCTATTGCCAGTTTATAATTTTGGGTTAAGTTAACTAATGATATTTTACcttttaatccttcattttcatcactgaaaatctttttcattatattATGATACTTTGTGTAACATAGAAGACTTTCAGTGGATCATTGCATTGAATTTAGTCCACTGTAGGATTTTAAATATCTAAGCATGTCAGAGGTAAAAATAATAGTCTTCATTCTTTGCAAGGTGTTTGTAGCATTAATTTTTTGCAGTTTTCTTTGTGGCAGTTTTACTGTATTTATTAAAAGGTTTCCATCTTCAAGTTAATTTTTTGAGTTCTTTTACATTGAAGGTGCACCTGATTCCAGAAATCAAAGAATACTTTTCCAATGTTTTTTCAGCACTTTGATACTGCAGTTTTCTGAACATGAAATGGCAAATTACATAGTAGCAGTAAGTATTACCATGGTATAAGTTCATGTAAAAATGAATGCATCCTTCAAGAACGGTGAACTGCTGATTGATAGACTTGTGTTACTTCTCTGCAGGAAATTAAAAATGTAGATGTAGGATATGTATGTTTCTGGAAAAGCCGTGTACATATTTGGCACTCATTTCTCTGCAACAGCAGTAGACCCCTTCcttggctgcttagcaaccacaaacctTTTGCACATAGCAAAAATACTTTCAGTAAAATCTCACCTCAATACATTCAGCACTCCGTTCTTTGCAACAGCCCTAGACTCCTTCCACACAAATCATTCTAACACCAGCCATtagcccatacatgtacatatatatatatacattatacatatcaacatatacaaatatacatgcagaataatatgataataataatatagtatagatataatatataaatatagataagtGGAAAGTCATCTTTGGGGAGGCTGTATAATTGAGATTACAGTCTTGtctaaaaacttctcactttaaaggaCTCTTCTTTCCTGCAAGTGGAACTAGTGCAGCCTTGAGATGCAGGAGCCCATAGATAGGTCCTGGGTAACCACATTTATCTACTTCTGTATCGTATATCATAGTTACCTGTACTTTTTATTGAAGCAGTTACTTAATAAGTAATTGTACCTCATATCTTAATTGCAGGGGAAAGCACCTGGTTTAGTGTCTGgagaagagttgacaatggtggCAGTTAAAGTACTGAAGGAAGAAGCATCAGAAGATATGCTTGGAGATTTTGAACGTGAAGCTTGCATTCTTGCAGAGTTTGACCATCCTAATATTGTAAGATTGCTTGGAGTGTGTGCTGTAGGGCGTCCCATGTGTCTTCTCTTTGAATACATGGGTCGTGGGGATCTCAATGAGTTCCTCAGGTCATGTTCCCCAACCAACTATATTGTGCGTTCCTCTAATGGAGACACATTTAGTGACACCAAGCTGTCATATAAGGACATGCTTTGGATTGCAACACAGATTGCTGCTGGCATGGTTTATCTTTCGAACCGTAAGTTTGTTCATCGAGATTTGGCAACTAGAAATTGTCTTATTGGTGATGACATGACAGTTAAGATTGCAGACTTTGGTCTGTCACAAAAGATCTATATTGCAGACTACTACCGAGGCGATGACAGTGATGCCATTCCTATTCGTTGGATGCCCTTAGAGAGCATTTTGTACAACAAATATACAGTTGAGAGTGATGTATGGGCTTTTGGGGTTTGTTTATGggaaatattttcttttgcatTGCAACCATATTATGGGATGACTCATGAACAGGTTGTGTGTTTCTTGAAAGAAGGGGGAATTCTATCATGCCCTGACCACTGTCCACCAGAAGCATATTCAGTTTTAACTTGGTGCTGGCAGCGGCGTGCCCATGACCGCCCTTCATTTCTCGTCTTACACCAAGCATTAATGGACCTGTCTGCTGGTCGACCTGTAATAGTACCTACTCCTCCACCAAGTTCAGCCACACCAGGTTCAGCCCCCGCAACTCCCCGCCCATGTTCTTGTGCACCTGAGCCTTCTGTTCACCACACATAAAACTACACACTTATGgatacatatttcttttaaaatattGATTGTTTTATAATTTTTAGTAAAACATGAAAAGCAATAGTTAGACAGCCGCTATTTTTCTAAATGGATATCAGTAAGGTTGACAATATTGCAATAGTTTTATCATATGGGTTAAGACACTTGTGCCATTCAACATTTACATTCTGTTTATTTACCTATGTTAACTGGAATAATGTATGCTAGGCCAATTCGGTTATGAGATTTTTGAGCCGGAGgatttctctctcaaccaaaataACTCCCTTATACAGTGTGTTTTGGCCTCAGTGGTAACGTTTTGTGGTTTTATGAAATAATATGCATTTAACCTCTGATAAACAAAAATGTATTTTCAGATGAATTGGCATCTTTTATTCTTGTTTAATCAAAGTATCCCTCCCTAAACAAGAAAAATTTCCTAATCCATTTGTCATAAGGGTTTGGTTGAGAGGTATAATTGATTACAAGTCTTTAATCGGCAACTCAGATATTGTATAAACATTTGAGGTACTAGTAGTTCTCCATTTTCACAGCAGTAACTTATTTATGACAAATTGTGTGGTGAAGTGTTTATGTTGATTTGTAATTTGTATCTTGAATATAAGGTCATGAAGACTAATGATTAATGGGGAAATATTTGAAATGCAAAGTGAGTGTTGTTAGGATCAGAGTATGCAATTTCTTTAAAGCCTTCCTGTGACAAGTTAGAGTTGCATGTTTGATGTCTAAATATTTTGCATTCAGAAATTATTCCAAAAGTAGTTTGTTACATGAACTTAATACTCTATGCATATAGCCATTAATATCATAAATGTAACTGAACTAAACGTTATTAGCAACTGTTTTCCATACTTGAATTTTAGTGGGCAAGTCCAGTAAGACATCAGGTGCCAGTGATGTCTTTTTAATATCCGAACCAAACTTTTGCCTTGGTAACAAATATTgtttgttcaaaaaaaaaagttttagaagTGTTCCTTTTTAGTTTAGTGAACATCAAAACAAGAAGAATCCAGTCAGTGATGCAtggtattaattttttttttcattgtactgAAGCCATAGAATATTAAGGAGACACATGTATTGCAAACAGTCGAAAATTCAGGAGCATGAAATTGAAGTAAAGATAAGGTTCCTTTAAAATCAACTGTGTGTGCAACAGTGCTACATGCTGTTTAGTCTGTAATAGTCAAATATTCATAATTTCATAATATGGTTACATATATTTGGTCATACAGAGGACGATGGAAGGATTTAAGGGTTTATTACAATGTGACCAGAGAAAAATGGACATTGTGATTTGGTCTTCATGCAGTTAGCAGAATCAGGGTACAGAAAATTTTAAGTTGAAAAGTCATTCTTGCCTTTAAACTTGTATTATTTATATTAGTAGTAAAATATGTATTAAAGTTGATTAATTTAGTGTTTGCAGCCACATCTGAATAGGAAGATGAAAAGTGCACGTATACTCTGTTGAGGGATGATTTTCCCATGTGCATATCCATTCAGGAAGCTTAAATTTCAGCATCATTTGATGTAAAATGTAGGCAGCATTTTAGTAGCCAGGATAGCATTTTGTAATGGAAACACTGTAAACTTTGGAAAGCACTGGTTGCATTGTTACACCAAAGTTTACATTTTGCCAAATGAAATcacattatatataaaattttatatctgGTTCCCCACCTCTGCTTATCGTTTTTAGACAAATAttgatatttttatataatattttttcctgATATTTCAGAAAGAATCTATTTATCACATTTGCTTTATGGTTTAGGGATTATCCATCTTATAAAGTTCATTAGAAAGCGAATTTACATAAAATACCAGATGTTATATTATCAGTTGTTCTTGTAATGATAgaaaattgtgattttttttttgttgattaaAGAAGCGGTGATTTGTTTTATTATTCCATGTAGTTCTGTTTAGTATAACTCAAAATCCAGATAACTAGGGTATTCCAAATTCATACATCTGAAAGAAATATTATTTCTCCGatgagagaataaagaaaaaaggtgCATTTGAAATTAAATTTGAGACAAGTTCACAGTGGTCTGCAAGTAGCATACTAATAGTCACCATATCAGTATTATAGTCCAGGGTATCAGTATGAGGTTGTGATTGGAAATTACTAATGCAGAGAATCTCCTGTTTGTAAATCATACTTCTAGGTGAGGGAATATTCAATAACTAGTCATTTTTTGCTCTATACAGATTCAGCTGCTAAGTGGAATGATGCATCAGTCTTTTGCTTTCATTCTGATTCATAATTCACAGggaacaaatttaaaaaaaaatttggggtgcctcagattttagacatgattCTAGGTATATTCACACCACTGAATAAGATTATGaccatttccttctagcagcaGCTCTAGTTTTTGAGATAATGCATTTATCAATAAATGTACCTCTCATGAGCATAGATACTTCTAAGCAGAGCTTAAAatgtgtgcttctacacaatggcaacaaatatggatcaatccCAATTGGTCACTCAACTAAGATGACAACAGC includes:
- the LOC139762345 gene encoding tyrosine-protein kinase transmembrane receptor Ror2-like isoform X1 → MILVKCIGEAMAGCGGGVASTWRARLALLLLLLLLLLLPAPPVLAETGFLESIEVQPDNKEASTTEVKFLQMPSNMTVLLGDPFKLKCRATGVPPPKLIWHSKRTGRIRTDQALGIIVEGDGLRWKAVRKEDEDSYRCTARSPVSTRHSPWVYLKVLAETRISEYPAGYSINYGTTLLMQCVAVGDPLPEIEWLRDGDPLPMYEWKNEVLQGIEFTPFVKYARSVLTVNATSTANYTCSANNVVQGHRTTDSRTFTVSVVHSVSPVRRPLGYCAPYNGRVCRDHLSGEGLVWYNITPADKGGWLNEHITRELWGEMIDNFREPCRTAAEKLLCHYAFPECQLEDGYQVGLPLCHEDCVAVRNLFCVNEWLLIEQNKQENRVFKSRNHFRLPDCDALERHGNGSRRVCSHIGLTTVDEDQVTHDCRKGRGRWYFGTKNITSNGIPCQRWDSQEPHSHHRPPDVFPEVQNAENYCRNAGGEEPYPWCYTTDPLVRWQHCSIPLCGEETSDGGGIYLPDEIQEKMLPSPWLILIAGSAGLGGLLLLALSALLIHKLVHARRGYSSPSTQEADIDLTKLPRNSAYHQTCAQLNPKLEKLQYDRNSIIYIRDLGQGAFGRVFQGKAPGLVSGEELTMVAVKVLKEEASEDMLGDFEREACILAEFDHPNIVRLLGVCAVGRPMCLLFEYMGRGDLNEFLRSCSPTNYIVRSSNGDTFSDTKLSYKDMLWIATQIAAGMVYLSNRKFVHRDLATRNCLIGDDMTVKIADFGLSQKIYIADYYRGDDSDAIPIRWMPLESILYNKYTVESDVWAFGVCLWEIFSFALQPYYGMTHEQVVCFLKEGGILSCPDHCPPEAYSVLTWCWQRRAHDRPSFLVLHQALMDLSAGRPVIVPTPPPSSATPGSAPATPRPCSCAPEPSVHHT
- the LOC139762345 gene encoding tyrosine-protein kinase transmembrane receptor Ror2-like isoform X2, with translation MILVKCIGEAMAGCGGGVASTWRARLALLLLLLLLLLLPAPPVLAETGFLESIEVQPDNKEASTTEVKFLQMPSNMTVLLGDPFKLKCRATGVPPPKLIWHSKRTGRIRTDQALGIIVEGDGLRWKAVRKEDEDSYRCTARSPVSTRHSPWVYLKVLAETRISEYPAGYSINYGTTLLMQCVAVGDPLPEIEWLRDGDPVLQGIEFTPFVKYARSVLTVNATSTANYTCSANNVVQGHRTTDSRTFTVSVVHSVSPVRRPLGYCAPYNGRVCRDHLSGEGLVWYNITPADKGGWLNEHITRELWGEMIDNFREPCRTAAEKLLCHYAFPECQLEDGYQVGLPLCHEDCVAVRNLFCVNEWLLIEQNKQENRVFKSRNHFRLPDCDALERHGNGSRRVCSHIGLTTVDEDQVTHDCRKGRGRWYFGTKNITSNGIPCQRWDSQEPHSHHRPPDVFPEVQNAENYCRNAGGEEPYPWCYTTDPLVRWQHCSIPLCGEETSDGGGIYLPDEIQEKMLPSPWLILIAGSAGLGGLLLLALSALLIHKLVHARRGYSSPSTQEADIDLTKLPRNSAYHQTCAQLNPKLEKLQYDRNSIIYIRDLGQGAFGRVFQGKAPGLVSGEELTMVAVKVLKEEASEDMLGDFEREACILAEFDHPNIVRLLGVCAVGRPMCLLFEYMGRGDLNEFLRSCSPTNYIVRSSNGDTFSDTKLSYKDMLWIATQIAAGMVYLSNRKFVHRDLATRNCLIGDDMTVKIADFGLSQKIYIADYYRGDDSDAIPIRWMPLESILYNKYTVESDVWAFGVCLWEIFSFALQPYYGMTHEQVVCFLKEGGILSCPDHCPPEAYSVLTWCWQRRAHDRPSFLVLHQALMDLSAGRPVIVPTPPPSSATPGSAPATPRPCSCAPEPSVHHT